TACCTTCAGTATTACATCTTCAAGAATTCCTTCAGGGTGAATGCAGGATCTGTTGGCTAGCTGTATCATGATGTCGGTATCGACCAGCTTAGTCTCTCCCAGCTTTTTGTAGATAGCATACGGTAGAACATTGATAGATGCCCCTAaatcgcacattgcgtgcttcACTTCAATATCCCCAATTGAAATCGGGAGCGTGAACATCCCTTGGTCGATTTTCTTTGATGGGAGGTCACCCCGCTGGATCACTGCGGAGACATTCTCTTCTGTAATAATTCTCCCTTCTTCATTTACCTTGCCCGCCAGGTAGTCCTTGATGAATTTACTGACTGGGGGCATCTTTAACGCCGTCAAGAGTGGCACCTTGACTTCCACATCTTTGAACAGACTGGCCACATCGACCGTGATGTCTCTCTTCCTGGTGACCATTCCACGATATGGGCTACGGCTTGACCTTCTCAGCTTCTTCTCCTTGACTTTCTCCTGAGGTCTCGCCACCCATTTTCGCTTTTCCTTTGTCTCTTCCTATGATTTGATCAGGGGGACTggactctccttcttcttcttggcttggCCCATGCATAGATACTGGGGACACCGCAGATGGGTTTGGATATACCTTTCCTGACCTTAGGGAGACTTCACTGACGTTTTCCCGCCCAGTCGGTTGCACCGTGGCAAGGATATTCCCTTCGTT
This sequence is a window from Salvia splendens isolate huo1 chromosome 14, SspV2, whole genome shotgun sequence. Protein-coding genes within it:
- the LOC121764217 gene encoding uncharacterized protein LOC121764217; the encoded protein is MVTRKRDITVDVASLFKDVEVKVPLLTALKMPPVSKFIKDYLAGKVNEEGRIITEENVSAVIQRGDLPSKKIDQGMFTLPISIGDIEVKHAMCDLGASINVLPYAIYKKLGETKLVDTDIMIQLANRSCIHPEGILEDVILKVNNFLYPADFFVIKMTEPAAKEASGVLLGRSFLSTGSTIIDVRNGTISLDFNGEQFTFNIDEAMKRPADCENVYSVDD